The genomic interval CGAGAAGCTGCAAGGCGCATGCGCGGAGATGGAAGGCGCCTCAGTTGCTCAAGTTTGTGATATGAATAATACACCATTTGTCATTATTCGTTCGATGTCTGACAAAGCGGATGGATCGGCTCATGTGAACTTTCCAGAGTTTACGGTAATCGCCTCCAACAACTCTTATCAAATTATTGATGATATCATGCAAAATATTTAAACGAAATAAAAAGAACCAGCTCTGATGCCAACATCGGAACTGGTTCTTTTTTTTGTGCGAGCTTGATGCTGTAATTGGATTACAGATCTTGAATAACGATCTGCTGCATCATTCTGTTTTTGTTCGTAATTTCGATTCGTCTAGGCATAGGCTCAATATCTTCGGGATCGTCCATCCAATGCGTAGGGAGCTTGTGAGGGCTAATGGATTCCCAATGGCTCAACCAGCGATCTGGAAGCCTAGCTTCTTCACCAGCTGCAATCGCATGTGCAATAGGGTGATCAATCATTGTAAGCCATACTAAAGACCAAGCTCGTGGAACGACGCGGAAAATATCATAACCGCCGCCGCCTAACGCAATCCAGCGGCCATCGGTATAGGTATGGGCTAATTCATGTATGATAGCAGGGATTTGAGCATATATACGCATGCTGCAATGAATGTGAGAGAGCGGGTCAAAGGCATGAGCATCGCAGCCGTGCTGACTAATAATGACATCTGGTTTGAAGGCCGAAATGATTTTGCGCAACGTAATATTAAAGCTCTCCAGCCAGGATTCATCCTCTGTGTACGGTTCTAACGGCACGTTAAAGCAAGCGCCAAAACCATGATCTGTGCCTTTTTCGTGCACGTAGCCTGTACCTGGAAACAAAAATTTTCCCGTTTCATGGATCGAATAGGTGCATACGTCTGGATCGTCATAGAAAACCCACTGAACACCGTCCCCGTGATGGACATCCGTATCAATATAAAGCACTTTTGCACCATACGTTTGACGGATATGCTTAATAGCGACTGCTGCATCATTATAAACACAGAAGCCTGAGGCGCGGTCAGGGAAGGCGTGATGCAATCCTCCGGCAAGATGGTAGGCATGCTTGGCTTGGCCCGTCATAACAAGCTCAGCGGCCGTCACAGAGCCTCTGACGATGGACATAGCTGCCTTGTGCATGCCAGGGAAATAAGGAGTGTCTTCTGTATGTAGTCCAAACTGCTGTGCAAGTACGCTGTTATCATTGATTTCGGCTTCACTCAATTGTTTAACAGCGTCCAAATAGTCGGTTCTATGGACGAGTGACAACAGCTCATCCTCGGAATACACTGCAGGAGGCTGGATATCCTCATCATACAAAGCATCAACTTCTTTGAGCAGATCGATCGTTAGAGCAAGCCGCAGCGGATCGAAAGGATGCTCCTCACCGAATTTATATCCGCTAGTATCCGAATGATAGATGAAAATAGAGTCAGAAGCCATTCCTATCCTCCTAAAGGTTTGCGAAGCAAACCAGCATCGTAAGCGTTACTTAGGTTTGCGAAGCAAACCAGCATCGTAAGCATAAACTTAGGTTTGCGAAGCAAACCAGCATCGTAAGCATAAACTTAGGTTTGCGAAGCAAACCAGCATCGTAAGCAAAAGCTTAATACATAAAGCGCTGCCGAAAACGTACTGTGTCAAAATGTTCTACCGAGCTTAGCGGGACCTCTGTGCCGATACGCACCATAAGACAATTCGCGGGATGGGAGCAAATTTCGGGGTCATCTGTGGCGTACCAAATCATTCCGACGGATTGCATCAATTTTTCCATCATTTTACGATAATCCCACACATTTAGCTTCGTGCCCTCAAGATCCCAATGCCAATAATACTCTGTCGTAAATACAATCATATTTTCTAATTGCTCCTCGGCGAAGGCGAGCTGAATCATTCGTTTTCCTAAGCCAAGGCCGCGATAATCATCTGCAACCTCGATGGCGCCGAGCTCGATTAAATCCGTCATTCCGCCTTCTGACCAGCGCTCAAGCTCGTCTGCATAGTGGAAGGTAACGTATCCAACGATAACCGAGCCTTCACGCGCTAAAATAATTCTTCCTTCTTCTAGGCCGGCAATTTCAACTAGCGCAACATGCTGCTCGTTTGGTCTGCGGAATGCATCCAGCGATTTGTGCATCGTCATGTTGGCTAACTGATCGGGCGGTACTGGTCCTTCCAAAATAAGTTCACGACTTGCGTCCAAAACGAGCTGCTCTCGCTGCAAACGCTTTCGATGTTCCAAGGCTGCCCCCCCTTTGCTGTTAAATTGCTGCTTAACACAATCCTCTATTACTCTTTATAACAAACATTTTACTAAATGAAAAGCGTAGTCGAATAGAAAAAGGTTATGTTATAATAAGTTTGGCGGTTTAAGATCATGGGATGCGCGAGTTGTTGTCGGCTTGTTTGCCTCAAGTTACGACTTCGTTTTGAAAGCGTATTCTTACAAAGTAGAAACACAGATTTGATGGGAGAGTGATAGTATGATCAACTTACATCAAGAACGAATTCCAGCGACTGCGCAAAATTCGAACTTACCGAATTATGAAGAAGCGATTAATTCCTTTGAATGGAGTCAAATCGAAAGTCAATTTAGCTGGTACACAACTGGAAAAGTAAATATGGCGTATGAGGCCATTGACCGTCATGTCGAGCAAGGAAAAGGCGATAAAATCGCCCTTTACTATAGCGATAGTGAGCGGGATGAATCCTACACCTTCGAACAACTGAGCAAACAATCCAATCGTTTTGCAAACGTCTTGCGCAAGCTTGGCATTTCCAAAGGCGAGCGTGTCTTCATCTTTATGCCGAGAACGCCTGAACTTTATTTTAGCGCGCTTGGTGCTTTGAAGGTCGGCGCGGTTGTTGGTCCGCTATTCGAAGCATTCATGGAGACAGCGGTAAAGGACAGACTTTTGGATAGCGAAGCTACTGCTATTATTACAACGCCTGCTCTTCTCAAAAGAATTAAGAGAGATGAGCTGCCGAATTTAAAGCATGTAATCGTATTCGGCAAGGATTTAGCGAAGGAAGAGAATATTGTTGATTTTGCAGAAGAGATGGCTGCAGCGTCCGACGAGGCTGAGATTGAATGGCTGGAGCGCGAGGATGGTCTCATTTTGCATTATACTTCCGGCTCAACCGGCAAACCAAAAGGTGTCTACCATGTACAAAATGCGATGATTCAGCATATGTATACGGGTCAAATAGTACTTGATTTGAAAGAAAACGATATATATTGGTGCACTGCAGATCCAGGCTGGGTTACTGGCACTTCTTATGGCATCTTTGCACCGTGGCTTAACGGCGCTACAAACGTCATACGAGGCGGACGCTTTAGCCCAAGCGATTGGTATAGCGTCATTCAGAAATACGGCGTTACGGTATGGTATAGCGCACCTACGGCATTCCGTATGTTAATGGGTGCAGGTGACGAAATATCACAGCAATTTGATCTTACAAGCTTGCGGCATGTTCTAAGCGTAGGCGAGCCGCTTAACCCAGAGGTCGTAAGATGGGGAATGAAGGTTTACGGCCAACGCATTCATGATACATGGTGGATGACGGAGACAGGCGGCCAATTGATTTGCAACTATCCAAGTATGGATATTAAGCCAGGATCGATGGGCAAGCCGTTGCCAGGCGTGAAAGCTGCTATTATCGATGATAGCGGCAATGAGGTGCCTCCATATCGTATGGGCAATTTAGCAATACATGTGCCTTGGCCATCCATGATGCGCAAGGTATGGAATAATCCTTCTAAGTATGAGGAATATTTTTATCTTAAAGGCTGGTATATCTCTGGAGATTCCGCCTATATGGACGAAGATGGCTACTTCTGGTTCCAAGGCCGTATCGATGATGTAATCAATACAGCAGGCGAGAGAGTAGGCCCGTTTGAGGTTGAGAGCAAGCTGGTTGAGCATCCGGCTGTAGCAGAAGCGGGCGTCATCGGCAAACCAGATCCGATGCGTGGAGAAATCATTAAAGCTTTTATTGCGCTCCGTGAAGGCTATGTGGCCTCGGATGAACTGAAGCTTGAGATTTCACAATTCGTAAAAGTAGGTTTATCCGCCCATGCGGCACCAAGAGAAATTGAGTTTAAGGATAAGCTTCCCAAAACACGAAGCGGCAAAATTATGCGTCGTGTGCTGAAAGCGTGGGAGCTGAACCTGCCAACGGGCGATTTGTCCACAATTGAAGACTAACCAAAATATAAAAAAGAGGATGGCTCCTGATCAGATCAGGGGCCATCCTCTTTTTCGTGCTTTATTCGAGCAATTATTAACGCTGAAATAACTCGATTCGCTCACCGTCAGGTCCGCTTACAAAAAAGTATTGGTATCCGTTCGGCAGTACAGTGATGCTCTC from Paenibacillus sp. FSL K6-3182 carries:
- a CDS encoding acetoin utilization protein AcuC; translation: MASDSIFIYHSDTSGYKFGEEHPFDPLRLALTIDLLKEVDALYDEDIQPPAVYSEDELLSLVHRTDYLDAVKQLSEAEINDNSVLAQQFGLHTEDTPYFPGMHKAAMSIVRGSVTAAELVMTGQAKHAYHLAGGLHHAFPDRASGFCVYNDAAVAIKHIRQTYGAKVLYIDTDVHHGDGVQWVFYDDPDVCTYSIHETGKFLFPGTGYVHEKGTDHGFGACFNVPLEPYTEDESWLESFNITLRKIISAFKPDVIISQHGCDAHAFDPLSHIHCSMRIYAQIPAIIHELAHTYTDGRWIALGGGGYDIFRVVPRAWSLVWLTMIDHPIAHAIAAGEEARLPDRWLSHWESISPHKLPTHWMDDPEDIEPMPRRIEITNKNRMMQQIVIQDL
- a CDS encoding GNAT family N-acetyltransferase, with amino-acid sequence MEHRKRLQREQLVLDASRELILEGPVPPDQLANMTMHKSLDAFRRPNEQHVALVEIAGLEEGRIILAREGSVIVGYVTFHYADELERWSEGGMTDLIELGAIEVADDYRGLGLGKRMIQLAFAEEQLENMIVFTTEYYWHWDLEGTKLNVWDYRKMMEKLMQSVGMIWYATDDPEICSHPANCLMVRIGTEVPLSSVEHFDTVRFRQRFMY
- the acsA gene encoding acetate--CoA ligase, with the translated sequence MINLHQERIPATAQNSNLPNYEEAINSFEWSQIESQFSWYTTGKVNMAYEAIDRHVEQGKGDKIALYYSDSERDESYTFEQLSKQSNRFANVLRKLGISKGERVFIFMPRTPELYFSALGALKVGAVVGPLFEAFMETAVKDRLLDSEATAIITTPALLKRIKRDELPNLKHVIVFGKDLAKEENIVDFAEEMAAASDEAEIEWLEREDGLILHYTSGSTGKPKGVYHVQNAMIQHMYTGQIVLDLKENDIYWCTADPGWVTGTSYGIFAPWLNGATNVIRGGRFSPSDWYSVIQKYGVTVWYSAPTAFRMLMGAGDEISQQFDLTSLRHVLSVGEPLNPEVVRWGMKVYGQRIHDTWWMTETGGQLICNYPSMDIKPGSMGKPLPGVKAAIIDDSGNEVPPYRMGNLAIHVPWPSMMRKVWNNPSKYEEYFYLKGWYISGDSAYMDEDGYFWFQGRIDDVINTAGERVGPFEVESKLVEHPAVAEAGVIGKPDPMRGEIIKAFIALREGYVASDELKLEISQFVKVGLSAHAAPREIEFKDKLPKTRSGKIMRRVLKAWELNLPTGDLSTIED